One genomic segment of Candidatus Woesearchaeota archaeon includes these proteins:
- a CDS encoding DoxX family protein, whose protein sequence is MINTEKWKEYAPCLVRIGVSLVFLWFGLNQVFDPSSFLGYLPDFATTLPLPPLVLIMINGIFEIILAVLLVLGLCTRIAALLLALHLVGIIISLGYNEIAVRDFGLMLATLSVCLSGNDNLCLVHTLRR, encoded by the coding sequence ATGATCAATACAGAAAAATGGAAAGAATATGCTCCTTGTTTAGTAAGAATAGGTGTTTCATTAGTATTTCTCTGGTTTGGATTAAACCAAGTATTTGATCCTTCATCATTTTTAGGTTATCTACCAGACTTTGCAACTACACTACCATTACCGCCACTTGTATTAATTATGATTAATGGCATATTTGAGATAATATTAGCCGTGTTATTAGTACTTGGTTTATGCACAAGAATCGCTGCTTTATTATTAGCACTCCATCTTGTAGGCATCATCATAAGTCTCGGCTATAATGAAATAGCTGTTCGAGATTTCGGATTAATGCTTGCAACACTGAGCGTATGTTTATCAGGAAATGATAATTTATGTTTGGTACATACATTAAGAAGATGA
- a CDS encoding cupredoxin domain-containing protein encodes MKVKTLWTVFFCFIIFVFLIGCKGKEEQQPPTISEEEAKIPAPEVATVTTTEDSASKSQVKELTVQAYNWGFTVDPVKIKKGDTVKLKLVGVSGTHGFALPEFDVNAGPIGEGSEQTIEFVADQAGTFTYYCNVPCGKGHKEMKGELVVEE; translated from the coding sequence ATGAAGGTCAAAACTTTGTGGACAGTATTTTTTTGTTTTATTATTTTTGTTTTTTTAATAGGTTGTAAGGGAAAAGAAGAACAGCAACCACCAACAATATCAGAAGAAGAAGCGAAAATACCAGCTCCTGAAGTAGCTACGGTTACTACAACTGAGGACTCTGCTTCAAAAAGCCAGGTTAAAGAATTAACAGTTCAAGCATACAACTGGGGTTTTACTGTTGATCCAGTTAAAATCAAGAAAGGTGATACCGTGAAACTAAAATTAGTTGGTGTTTCAGGAACACATGGATTTGCGCTGCCAGAATTTGATGTTAATGCTGGACCAATAGGTGAAGGATCTGAGCAAACAATCGAGTTTGTTGCAGACCAAGCAGGAACATTTACATACTATTGCAATGTACCTTGCGGCAAAGGTCATAAAGAAATGAAAGGCGAACTTGTAGTTGAAGAATAG
- a CDS encoding helix-turn-helix transcriptional regulator yields the protein MQCLPFTLTKLLGKKWNILILQILNEENITSFNQLRKQLKNITGKILSARLYELEKIKLILKTNKEDDKRKKYFITQEGKELLNLFDNMKSWAAEHRYVPETCLQTKCKDCKYNCTLLPLSKGISA from the coding sequence ATGCAATGTCTTCCATTTACTTTGACTAAATTATTAGGAAAGAAATGGAATATTCTCATATTACAAATACTCAACGAAGAAAATATAACCTCATTTAATCAACTAAGAAAGCAACTTAAAAATATAACGGGTAAAATTCTCTCTGCGAGATTATATGAATTAGAAAAAATAAAATTAATTTTAAAAACAAACAAAGAAGATGATAAACGAAAAAAATACTTTATTACACAAGAAGGAAAAGAACTTCTTAATTTATTTGACAATATGAAATCATGGGCGGCAGAACATCGCTACGTACCTGAAACCTGTTTACAAACAAAATGTAAGGATTGTAAGTATAATTGTACACTACTACCATTGTCAAAAGGTATATCGGCATGA
- a CDS encoding cytochrome c biogenesis protein CcdA, giving the protein MTSLIVFLLAAFISGVLTFLAPCTLPILPAYFAYATNAQQRNITRDTIYFGLGLAIIFTLLGITAGSLGKVVLGYKREIVYVFSALFIIFGVIIGLGYKLPLLSNNPAKKRYASFGFGSLIGLTWSGCIGPVLGFMLVLAAQTETIVGGGLLLFVYSLGLLFPLFLLSLYFDRLSPESKFWKLLQGRLIKLTLLGKEYTFHTTTLATGILFILLGIFLLINVTVGIINLFPQIFTNWIFSLEDKLVTLFNLSI; this is encoded by the coding sequence ATGACATCACTTATTGTTTTTTTATTAGCGGCATTTATTTCAGGAGTACTTACATTTCTTGCTCCTTGCACGTTACCTATTTTACCAGCATATTTTGCGTATGCAACAAATGCACAACAACGCAATATTACTCGAGATACCATCTATTTTGGGTTGGGATTAGCAATTATTTTTACCTTGCTTGGAATAACTGCAGGAAGTTTAGGTAAAGTAGTACTCGGCTATAAGCGAGAGATAGTCTATGTATTTTCTGCATTGTTTATTATATTTGGAGTTATTATCGGATTGGGTTATAAATTACCTCTTCTTTCAAACAATCCAGCAAAGAAAAGATATGCTTCTTTTGGCTTTGGCAGTTTAATTGGTCTTACCTGGAGTGGATGCATTGGACCAGTGTTAGGATTCATGCTGGTCCTAGCAGCTCAGACAGAAACCATAGTAGGGGGAGGATTATTGTTATTTGTTTATAGTTTAGGACTGCTATTTCCTCTGTTTTTATTATCGCTTTATTTTGATAGGTTATCTCCAGAGAGCAAATTCTGGAAATTACTCCAAGGCAGGCTTATCAAACTCACCTTGCTTGGCAAGGAATATACTTTTCATACCACAACTCTAGCAACAGGAATATTATTTATCTTATTAGGTATTTTTTTGCTGATTAATGTTACTGTAGGTATTATTAATTTGTTTCCCCAAATATTTACTAATTGGATTTTTAGTCTCGAAGATAAGCTTGTTACTTTGTTTAACCTAAGTATATAA
- a CDS encoding DsbA family protein gives MKETEQTVASAQQPQKAPVVEVKKHKKPLIMVKKQGGVSMKEEKGSCCQEPKQGKQDFTMYLLAFQAFLLLILVIQVGSLAKSLSGVTGNAAQDSGDTVVAAPSPTPAAPTVNKDMKVLMDDDAVKGDKNAPVTIVEWSDFECPFCGRFYQQTLPSINEKYIKTGKVKLVYRDFPLEFHAQAQKAAEAAECAGEQNKYWEMHDKLFEKGVSGGVSSFKQYAKDLGLDTKKFDDCLDTGKMAGEIEKDLQDGAAVGIRGTPGFVVNGQLVSGAQPFSAFEQVIEAALKQ, from the coding sequence ATGAAAGAAACAGAACAAACAGTTGCTTCAGCCCAGCAGCCTCAAAAAGCTCCTGTCGTTGAAGTGAAAAAACATAAAAAACCATTAATAATGGTGAAAAAACAAGGTGGTGTGAGTATGAAAGAAGAAAAAGGAAGTTGTTGTCAAGAACCAAAACAAGGTAAACAAGATTTTACTATGTATTTGCTTGCCTTCCAAGCATTTTTGTTATTAATTCTGGTGATTCAGGTTGGTTCTTTAGCTAAGAGTTTATCAGGGGTAACGGGAAATGCAGCTCAAGATTCTGGAGATACTGTTGTTGCAGCACCTTCTCCAACACCTGCAGCACCAACCGTAAATAAAGATATGAAAGTATTGATGGATGATGATGCAGTTAAAGGAGATAAAAATGCTCCAGTAACTATTGTAGAATGGAGTGATTTTGAATGTCCATTTTGCGGAAGATTTTATCAACAAACACTTCCTTCAATTAATGAAAAATATATTAAAACTGGCAAAGTAAAATTAGTTTATAGGGATTTCCCTCTTGAGTTTCATGCTCAAGCACAAAAAGCAGCAGAAGCAGCTGAATGCGCAGGAGAGCAAAATAAATATTGGGAAATGCATGATAAATTATTTGAAAAAGGAGTCAGTGGCGGAGTATCTTCATTTAAGCAATATGCAAAAGACCTTGGTTTAGACACCAAAAAGTTTGACGACTGTTTAGACACAGGAAAAATGGCAGGTGAAATTGAGAAAGATCTGCAAGATGGCGCCGCAGTTGGAATCAGAGGCACACCGGGGTTTGTAGTTAATGGCCAGCTGGTTTCAGGAGCGCAGCCATTTAGCGCTTTTGAACAAGTTATTGAAGCTGCATTAAAACAATAA
- a CDS encoding ABC transporter substrate-binding protein, with the protein MKKTMVFLLLIMFFVVVSCSKQESDKNLKDQGKEFTIGILATLTGPAAVHGTHVILGAEKAVEELANQGAKIKLVVEDNKNDPKEALTAYHALVASKPDVIFTTMSGASAAIIPLAAEENIPVVTSLTYADFQQYNNVYQYFQTPDTLTSIAVDFFKKSDITKVGLLSQNIEAGHALMDIAQKKFGEQGITVTGIEYYLPTDTDHKTVITKLAAQQPEAVYVFDLRPDTIVKELKEQYSGIIVFTDTPVATNQHKTVPTLEGVYAAAPLFMIEGTDQNKRFENLFAKTDANAEAGFGYDVIKLIWQSHLKGDLPKSILNLSNFEGLAGDIDVRNSRRPLLPMVMVKIQDKQLVKE; encoded by the coding sequence ATGAAAAAGACAATGGTATTTTTGTTATTAATTATGTTCTTTGTCGTTGTGAGTTGTAGTAAACAAGAAAGTGATAAGAATCTTAAAGATCAAGGCAAGGAATTTACCATAGGTATTTTAGCCACTTTAACAGGACCAGCTGCTGTTCACGGCACTCATGTTATTCTTGGCGCAGAGAAAGCAGTTGAAGAACTTGCTAATCAAGGAGCAAAAATCAAGCTTGTTGTTGAAGATAATAAAAATGACCCAAAAGAAGCATTAACCGCTTATCATGCTCTTGTTGCTTCAAAACCAGATGTTATTTTTACGACAATGTCAGGAGCATCAGCAGCAATTATTCCTCTTGCTGCGGAAGAAAATATTCCTGTTGTTACTTCTTTAACCTATGCAGATTTTCAGCAGTATAATAATGTGTATCAATATTTTCAGACTCCTGATACCTTAACAAGTATAGCAGTTGATTTTTTTAAGAAAAGTGATATAACAAAAGTTGGTTTGCTCAGCCAAAATATTGAGGCAGGCCATGCTTTAATGGACATTGCTCAGAAGAAATTTGGTGAACAAGGAATTACCGTTACAGGAATAGAATATTATCTTCCAACAGATACTGATCATAAAACTGTTATTACAAAACTTGCTGCTCAACAACCAGAAGCAGTCTATGTTTTTGACCTACGACCAGATACCATTGTTAAAGAACTTAAAGAACAATATTCAGGCATTATTGTTTTTACTGATACTCCTGTTGCAACTAATCAGCATAAAACTGTTCCAACACTAGAAGGTGTTTATGCTGCAGCACCTTTGTTTATGATTGAAGGAACTGACCAAAATAAACGTTTCGAGAATTTATTTGCAAAAACTGATGCAAATGCTGAAGCAGGATTTGGTTATGATGTTATCAAACTGATCTGGCAAAGTCATCTTAAGGGTGATCTACCTAAGTCTATTCTTAATCTCAGTAATTTTGAAGGTTTAGCAGGGGATATTGATGTTAGAAATTCTCGAAGACCATTATTACCCATGGTGATGGTAAAAATACAAGATAAACAACTTGTTAAAGAATAG
- a CDS encoding DUF2933 domain-containing protein, whose translation MNKAAFIEALKKHHHKILMLVCIIPIIIWIMVGFSSGFKQSYLVLVFLLLCPLMHIWMMKEMHKGKETKDEKDSSNTHTEHKEGGSSCH comes from the coding sequence ATGAACAAAGCTGCGTTTATTGAAGCATTGAAAAAACATCATCATAAGATATTGATGCTTGTCTGTATTATACCAATTATCATATGGATCATGGTAGGTTTTTCGTCCGGTTTCAAGCAGAGTTATCTGGTGTTGGTGTTTTTGCTTCTTTGTCCCTTAATGCATATCTGGATGATGAAAGAAATGCACAAAGGTAAAGAAACTAAAGATGAAAAAGATTCAAGCAACACTCATACAGAACATAAAGAAGGTGGATCATCATGCCATTAA
- a CDS encoding cupredoxin domain-containing protein, with translation MVSKTYIGLGALVILVLVMVLVNKTGTGGSTNIPSSDPSTVSPTSSGDEQIVLLGLDNAGNYKPKEIVVQAGKTVVLKNDGSLGGCSLYPIQQELGLAGNLAKNKEVRFVPQKKGRFPFSCSMGMYKGIIKVI, from the coding sequence ATGGTGAGCAAAACATATATTGGTTTAGGTGCATTAGTAATTTTAGTTTTAGTCATGGTCTTAGTTAACAAAACAGGAACAGGAGGATCTACTAACATACCATCATCTGATCCAAGTACGGTCTCTCCAACATCTTCAGGAGATGAACAAATTGTCCTCTTAGGTCTCGATAATGCAGGTAATTACAAACCTAAAGAGATTGTAGTACAGGCAGGAAAAACAGTTGTTTTAAAAAATGATGGTAGTTTAGGGGGTTGCTCTTTATATCCTATACAACAGGAACTTGGTTTAGCAGGAAATCTTGCGAAGAATAAAGAAGTTAGGTTTGTTCCTCAAAAAAAAGGTAGATTTCCATTTAGCTGTAGTATGGGTATGTATAAAGGGATTATTAAAGTTATTTGA
- a CDS encoding SHOCT domain-containing protein — MMHYSSGLFGHMGSWWLFQILILALFFIVIWWLIKNSSIFGLKCSDNDSADEILKKRLAKGEITSKQYQQLKKELE, encoded by the coding sequence ATGATGCACTATAGTTCAGGTTTATTTGGTCACATGGGCAGTTGGTGGTTGTTTCAGATACTTATTTTAGCCTTGTTTTTCATTGTTATTTGGTGGCTGATAAAAAACAGCAGTATCTTTGGATTAAAATGCAGTGATAATGATTCAGCAGATGAAATCTTGAAAAAAAGATTGGCAAAAGGAGAAATAACATCAAAACAATATCAACAATTAAAAAAAGAACTTGAATAA
- a CDS encoding class I SAM-dependent methyltransferase: MAEMKWTEKFFVNSKLYNLLYSYFVLKRLKNFVGKEFITGKTLEIGCGVGYTSAFLKDNFVVKELVSLDYDQQQIDLTKKRKREDITFVQGDATKLSYQGNSFDTVVQLMACHHIAGWKKVLQETFRVLKKDGVFVSMDIGNIAFNKLLHVSGYVEGLFTTDEYCHELEQMGFTIEKIQRKKVFMIIARKR; the protein is encoded by the coding sequence ATGGCTGAGATGAAATGGACTGAAAAGTTTTTTGTTAATAGCAAGTTATACAACTTGCTTTATTCTTATTTTGTTTTAAAAAGGTTGAAGAATTTTGTAGGTAAAGAGTTCATTACGGGAAAAACACTGGAAATTGGCTGCGGTGTTGGCTATACGTCTGCTTTTCTTAAAGATAATTTTGTGGTGAAAGAGTTAGTTTCTCTAGATTATGACCAACAACAAATTGATTTAACAAAAAAGAGGAAACGTGAGGATATTACTTTTGTGCAAGGTGATGCAACCAAGCTTTCTTATCAAGGTAATAGTTTTGATACTGTTGTGCAGTTAATGGCTTGCCATCACATAGCTGGATGGAAAAAAGTTTTACAAGAAACTTTTAGAGTTTTGAAAAAAGACGGCGTTTTTGTATCTATGGATATAGGTAATATTGCTTTTAATAAACTCCTCCATGTTAGTGGCTATGTTGAAGGATTGTTCACTACTGATGAATATTGTCATGAATTAGAACAAATGGGGTTTACTATTGAAAAAATACAGCGTAAAAAAGTGTTTATGATCATTGCACGTAAGCGATAG